One part of the Indicator indicator isolate 239-I01 chromosome 5, UM_Iind_1.1, whole genome shotgun sequence genome encodes these proteins:
- the RETREG2 gene encoding reticulophagy regulator 2 gives MSLLGILLLERWKPRFLFDFSAQPSEELGGESEGVTAGAQPHLLSVPELCHCLAESWVTFRLYLQELLQYKRQNPAKFCMSVCSGCLILAVVGHYVPGIMISYIILLSILLWPLVVYHELIQRMYTRLEPVLMKLDYSMKAETLHHKHEKKKRQGKSEPAAGDEPTAETESESEAELSGFSPVVDVKKTALALSITDSELSDEEASILESGGFSVSRATTPQLTDVSEDLDRQSLHSEPEESFSKDLAEFPSVEEYHSRDLGPQSDEDAFGVPLGPELAHADHELDSAEKEATDSDLSILRLASPLHFVNTHFNGSGQVAGGNTEPKTVPAPGLGICIDTLSEEIVTTAITTAVQNTLSALLRSSEASEGPSLSEFLPTEPEEKLNFQAQLSESEVVETQTAAPPEEEEEADDFELLDQGELEQMDVELGLREEQEAQKSPAPPVPTSPMLAELPKQGGEEEAVMTAAPMS, from the exons ATGTCTCTTCTTGGCATCCTCTTGCTGGAGAGATGGAAGCCCAGGTTCCTGTTTGATTTCTCAG CACAGCCATcggaggagctgggaggggagag TGAGGGGGTGACTGCAGGGGCACAACCTCACCTGCTCAGTGTTCCTGAGCTGTGCCACTGTCTGGCAGAAAGCTGGGTCACCTTCAGGCTGTACCTGCAGGAACTGCTACAGTACAAGAGGCAAAATCCTGCCAAG TTCTGCATGAGTGTCTGTTCAGGCTGCCTGATTCTGGCTGTAGTTGGACACTATGTTCCAGGCATAATGATCTCCTACATCATTT TGCTCAGCATTTTGCTGTGGCCTCTAGTGGTCTATCATGAACTGATCCAGAGGATGTACACGCGTTTGGAGCCTGTCCTGATGAAACTGGACTACAGTATGAAGGCTGAGACACTGCACCACAAGCATGAGAAGAAGA AGCGACAAGGGAAGAGTGAGCCTGCGGCAGGTGATGAACCGACAGCAGAGACGGAGAGTGAGAGCGAGGCAGAGCTGTCAGGCTTCTCCCCAGTG GTGGATGTGAAAAAAACTGCCCTGGCACTGTCAATCACAGATTCTGAGCTCTCTGATGAGGAGGCTTCCATCCTGGAGAGTGGGGGATTTTCTGTTTCAAGGGCTACCACCCCACAGCTGACAGACGTTTCTGAAG ACCTGGATCGGCAGAGCCTGCACAGTGAGCCAGAGGAGTCATTCTCCAAGGACCTGGCAGAGTTTCCCTCCGTGGAAGAATACCATTCCAGAGACCTGGGACCACAGAGCGATGAAGACGCCTTTGGCGTGCCTCTGGGTCCTGAGCTTGCTCATGCTGACCATGAGCTAGactcagcagagaaggaggcCACGGACTCTGACCTCTCCATCCTTCGCCTAGCATCTCCTCTCCATTTTGTAAATACGCACTTCAACGGGAGTGGGCAAGTGGCAGGAGGCAACACAGAGCCAAAGACTGtccctgccccaggcctggGCATCTGCATTGATACACTGAGTGAGGAGATCGTCACCACTGCCATTACCACGGCTGTGCAAAAcaccctctctgccctgctgcggTCCTCGGAGGCCAGTGAGGGACCCTCCCTCTCTGAGTTCCTTCCTACCGAGCCTGAAGAGAAACTGAacttccaagcccagctgtcaGAGAGCGAAGTGGTGGAGACACAGACAGCAGCTCcaccagaggaggaggaggaagcagatgACTTTGAGCTACTGGATCAGGGGGAGCTGGAGCAAATGGATGTAGAGCTGGGGctcagagaggagcaggaggcacaaaagtctcctgctcctccagttCCCACCTCTCCCATGCTTGCTGAGCTGCCAAAGcaaggaggtgaggaggaggcagTGATGACGGCAGCACCCATGTCTTAg
- the SLC23A3 gene encoding solute carrier family 23 member 3: protein MNGGHRGVPSAGSPVFASCSPQKMCSWMLSCCLALQHLAVQASLLCIFHFLLLPTLPEELPHAQTTGELLAQSLFACGMSTLLQTTLGSRLPLVQVPSFEYLVPAMVLSSHLSLGASTDRNGTAVASVCRAPRCTVTGSWAASLREVSGAVLVSGLVQLVLGVSGVCGWAARHCGPMVLAPSLSIIGLSAYKEAAFFCSTSWGIALLLMLLAVTFSQHLGSCRLPFCALSQARGCSTEPSVPTLRTFSVLLPFAGVCIICAILSHLHIPWESLDLAMARLSWANSTFHAPWVRIPYAGEWRWPLLTPRTLAVGIAMAIGCSMNSVGCYMLCRRLLQAPMLPAHACNRGLCMEGLGSLLAGLLGTPGGTAASIANTCTTGLTQAGSCLSVQVSAVACVVLGMSPRLAEFLTRIPLAVHGGVLCVTYAVAVGTGISYFQYADIDSGRNIFIVGFAMFMALLVPRWFSIAPAHLATGWVPLDLLFLSLLMVPVFLTGLLSFFLENTVSGTLEERGLLPELALWKAGTGHHHPCGEKSEASQGYGLPAGLRRLLPSSCKAFLCCFLCPGNEEENEKEEEGSHSTEEGTTAPGEGTQLLPKPGSGELQSARRLSETEMPA from the exons atgaATGGGGGCCACCGTGGAGTGCCTAGTGCCGGAAGCCCTGTGTTTGCATCCTGCTCCCCACAGAAGATGTGTTCCTGGATGCTGAGCTGTTGCTTAGCCCTTCAG CACTTGGCTGTGCAGGCCTCCTTGCTCTGCATCTTccatttcctcctgctgcccaccctgcctgAGGAGCTGCCCCACGCCCAGACCACTGGCGAGCTATTGGCACAAAGCCTCTTTGCCTGTGGCATGTCCACGCTGCTGCAGACCACCCTGGGGAGCCG GTTGCCGCTGGTTCAAGTCCCATCCTTCGAGTACCTCGTCCCTGCTATGGTGCTGAGCTCCCACCTGTCCCTTGGTGCCAGTACCGACAGGAATG GCACGGCCGTGGCCAGCGTGTGTCGTGCACCGCGCTGCACTGTcacagggagctgggctgcctCACTTCGAGAG GtctctggagctgtgctggtctCTGGGCTGGttcagctggtgctgggagTGTCCGGTGTGTGCGGGTGGGCAGCCAGGCACTGTGGGCCCATGGTCCTGGCTCCCAGCCTCTCCATCATTGGGCTGTCTGCGTACAAGGAGgctgctttcttctgctccaCCAGCTGGGGGATAGCGCTGCT GCTCATGCTCCTTGCTGTCACCTTCTCTCAGCACCTGGGGTCCTGCCGCCTGCCCTTCTGTGCCTTGTCCCAGGCTCGAGGGTGCTCCACAGAGCCATCTGTCCCCACCCTGCGCACCTTCTCG GTACTGCTCCCATTTGCTGGCGTCTGCATCATCTGTGCCAtcctcagccacctccacaTTCCCTGGGAATCACTGGACCTGGCCATGGCACGACTGTCCTGGGCCAACAGCACCTTCCATGCCCCTTGGGTCCGCATCCCCTACGCAG GTGAGTGGAGGTGGCCGCTGCTCACCCCCCGGACGCTGGCAGTGGGCATTGCCATGGCCATTGGCTGCAGCATGAACTCGGTGGGCTGCTACAtgctctgcaggaggctgctgcaagccCCGATGCTACCTGCCCATGCCTGCAATCGGGGCCTCTGCATGGAAGGGCTGGGCAGcctcctggcagggctgctgggcaccCCAGGGGGCACAGCTGCCAGCATTGCCAACACTTGCACCACTGGCCTCACACAG GCTGGCTCTTGCCTCTCTGTGCAAGTAAGCGCGGTGGCATGCGTGGTGCTGGGCATGTCGCCAAGGCTGGCAGAGTTCCTCACCCGCATCCCGCTGGCTGTTCACG GAGGGGTGCTCTGTGTGACCTACGCTGTGGCTGTGGGCACGGGGATCTCCTACTTCCAGTACGCGGACATCGACTCGGGGAGGAACATCTTCATCGTTGGCTTTGCCATGTTCATGGCACTTTTGGTGCCGCGGTGGTTCAGCATAGCTCCAGCTCACCTGGCTACAG GTTGGGTGCCCCTggacctcctcttcctctccctgctcatGGTGCCTGTCTTCTTAACTGGCCTCTTGTCATTTTTCCTGGAGAACACAGTCTCAG GAACCCTGGAGGAGAGAGggctgctgcctgagctggcACTGTGGAAAGCTGGCACAGGCCATCACCACCCCTGTGGAGAGAAGAGTGAAGCCAGCCAGGGCTATGGCCTCCCTGCTGGGCTGAGAAGGCTGCTGCCATCCTCCTGCAAAGCCTTCCTCTGCTGTTTCCTCTGCCCAGGGAATgaggaagagaatgagaaagaggaggagggcagCCATTCTACCGAGGAAGGGACTACTGCTCCTGGGGAAGGGACACAGTTGCTCCCAAAACCTGGATCAGGGGAGCTGCAGTCAGCCAGGAGGCTGAGTGAAACAGAGATGCCTGCATGA
- the CNPPD1 gene encoding protein CNPPD1, with protein sequence MEMDGLLLDEEGTFSLSGFQEFTFLPRHQKLSERVRKRLYYGWDKDCSLDNLSSPVADIAVELLQKVAPSPIRRLQKKYVSHVSREACISPCSMMLALVYIERLRHRNPEYLQQISSSDLFLISMMVASKYLYDEGEEEEVFNDEWGAAGKVDVQTMNTLEMNFLSAIDWSLYTDPRELFEVLSWLEGRVAEKQGMWRGWFTYTDLCALMEQSMWQHMLAQFYQQVVKLACLLGVVYLTGFAAVFASVTVVHRAVCTRSVSPAAHQPALFPKEGSCRLDAQPAPSPDQAQPKLPDISPANSSTRCLGESGLTEERRRGDVMATALYLWGSVMTALSYPKAPDLAQHKSPPQGPFWRVPTACERWNRTGPATAAGQPGPFGLTVLPAPPALRCHACSASASPVWDAAPNRKDWLDPLGLRQCSLHTAMDLSRIKSFIFPS encoded by the exons atggagatggacgGGCTGCTGCTGGACGAAGAGGGCACATTCTCCCTCAGCGGATTTCAGGAGTTCACG TTCCTGCCCAGGCACCAGAAGCTGAGCGAGAGGGTGCGGAAGCGTCTCTATTATGGCTGGGACAAAGACTGCAGCCTGGATAATCTCTCCAGTCCCGTGGCAG ATattgctgtggagctgctgcagaaggtggcTCCCAGCCCTATCCGCAGACTTCAGAAGAAATATGTCTCTCATGTATCTCG GGAAGCTTGCATCTCACCTTGCTCCATGATGCTGGCACTGGTTTATATTGAGAGACTCCGGCACCGGAACCCCGAATACCTCCAGCAGATTTCATCTTCAGACCTCTTCCTGATCTCCATG ATGGTTGCTAGTAAGTACCTGTATGatgagggtgaggaggaggaggtgttcaATGAtgagtggggagcagcagggaaggtggaTGTCCAGACCATGAACACACTGGAGATGAACTTCCTGAGTGCCATT GACTGGAGTCTCTACACAGATCCACGAGAACTGTTTGAAGTGCTGAGCTGGCTGGAAGGACG tgtgGCAGAAAAGCAGGGCATGTGGCGTGGCTGGTTCACCTACACAGATCTGTGTGCCCTCATGGAGCAGTCTATGTGGCAGCATATGCTGGCCCAATTCTACCAGCAAGTGGTAAAG ctggcctgTCTCCTGGGTGTGGTGTACCTGACTGGCTTTGCCGCTGTCTTCGCCTCCGTCACTGTGGTGCACCGGGCTGTGTGCACAAGGAGtgtcagccctgcagcccaccAGCCTGCACTGTTCCCCAAGGAGGGCAGCTGCCGGCTGGATGCCCAGCCAGCCCCATCTCCAGACCAGGCCCAGCCCAAGCTGCCTGACATCTCCCCAGCCAACAGCAGCACCCGTTGCCTGGGGGAGAGCGGGCTGACCGAGGAGCGGCGGCGTGGGGATGTCATGGCGACGGCGCTGTACCTGTGGGGCAGCGTGATGACAGCGCTGTCCTACCCGAAGGCTCCTGATCTAGCCCAGCACAAGAGCCCCCCGCAAGGCCCTTTCTGGAGAGTGCCCACTGCCTGTGAGAGATGGAACCGCACCGGCCCCGCCACAGCTGCCGGCCAGCCTGGACCCTTCGGACTCACCGTGCttccagctcccccagcactgcGCTGCCATGCATGCTCCGCCAGTGCAAGCCCCGTGTGGGATGCAGCCCCCAACCGCAAGGACTGGCTGGACCCCCTGGGGCTGAGGCAGTGCTCCTTGCACACTGCCATGGATCTCAGCAGAATCAAGAGCTTCATTTTTCCCAGTTAG